In the Triticum aestivum cultivar Chinese Spring chromosome 2B, IWGSC CS RefSeq v2.1, whole genome shotgun sequence genome, GTATATAAGCACACTATAGGCGCTGAAGGTTTTTAGCAATGGTGAAATTGTACCAGAGATGCCGGAAGAAATAAGGAAACAGATGGCACGATATGTATCATTGGTTAAACTTGTTTGTTCGCATCATAGCCTGTGTTTCATGAAATTTCGATGCAACTAATCGGTGGGAGAAATTTAACAAGTAATCCAGCTTGTTATGAGCCTTTCGAATTTGGAGGCATCAGGAATGAAGCGTAAACAGCAGGTCTCTTTAACACTGCTACAATGCCAGATCGGGGTCTCGCAAGAGCCATCCTGGTCGTTGAgctcctcttcccatgcatcgaTGGGCCAGACCGGTGGGCGGCAATTGCTTGCGCGGCACAACCCGCACTCGAGATGCACAGAGTCCTCTGCTCGAGAAGAACAGCAACAACTTTCTCCTGCGCTTGTGGAACAGGGCTTTCTTGAATGGAGTTCTCGCTCTGCTCTACGGGTGTGTTTGGTTTGAGAACCAAGTGTAATGGAATGAAATGGTTCCATTTCAGAGGAATGGGTCGGTTCCGTTCTTACGTTTGGTTTGAACTAAAAAATGGAATGGAATGGTTCTATTCACGTGTTTGGTTGGAGAGATGGAATATAAGATCAGCTTGACCAATACGGTAGCGATAACCAGTACAATACATGTAGGAAATAAATCTTTTGTATCAGCATACACGATGGCATACACGCACACAGAGGCGGAGCCAGCGTGGTAGCGTTGGGTTCAGATGAACCCAACCACTTTTGCTGGTCCAGTACACACGTAGGTATGTAAAATCCCATGAACCCAACAAAAAAAAAGGTCTGAACCCATCGAGCAACGCGGGAGTGAGCAGTCTAATAAAAAGGCCCAAAAGCCCAATAATAAATTGCCTTTATACCGCCTGTTCGTACCCTAATTCTATTCTTCACGACCTCGGTCAGCCGTCACGCCACGGCAGGTCGATGGCAGCGAAGCCGGCAATCGTTGTTAAGAACTCCAATTTAGAGGTACTGAGATCGCATGACCACATACGTCTCCTCTCTAGTGTTCATATTTTAATTTTCTAGTTGCTTACTCCATGTACTTCTTTGTGCGGGTTTTACTCCAAGTGTTTTGACCGATCTAGGGTATGAATGATATTTCTCAAAAGAGAAACCTGATCACCAGATCCAAATAGGAGTATTATAATTCAAGGCCACCTATAGACGCAGGTAATGTGCATCATATTTCTGAAGACGTAACTCATCAATTTCTACAGAGTGTGTGCGTCCGCTTTGACTAATTTTTGCTTCCTAAATTGTATGGCTAGGGTTTTTAATTTTAAGAGTGATTACTTGGTAATTGGAATATGGCGACTTGTCAATTTTTGGCGGTGATTCACATATACTTGGGTCATTCTCCAATGGCCAGATGCACCCGAACTAGGTTAACTCCATAATCACACAATTTAATCAGTATGCTTTTATAATTACTAGTTAAATGTGTTGATGTGGAATAAGAAATAATAATATTTCCGCCTTTGCTATTCATAAGTGATATTATATTTCTACCTATTTTGCATTTTTTGAGTGctatatttttcttcttctttgaaaCCGAGTGCTATATATTTAATGTAAGGTGGTGCAGAAAAAAAAGAGAGATTAAATCCCCACAATCAGTCAATGAATGAACCCATCGGCTaaattttctggctccgcccctgcacGCACAAATGGATAGCACCATTATTTATCTTCAGCAACATACACGCGGATAACCGCACAAATGGATAGCACCATTAGGTTGCCAAAATTATTATCGCCAGGATCCCTGCTAGCTCGCCCCACTACGGCTTGAGGAGGGAAGATTCGTACTTGGGGTGAAGAAGGAGGTGTTCATCGCCGCTCGCCCGTTGTAGCAACAGCTCGTCCGCCGCTTGCCCGCTGTAGCAGCCGCTCGTCGGCCCGCTCACCCGCTGGGAGAAGGAGAGACGAGGGAGGTGAGAGCAAGACGGGGAACGAGAAAGGAAGAGACGACCGGGAAGTGAGGGAGAGGCGGCGCTGCTGGCGCATATCATGGTGGGGAGTGGGGGAGACGAGGGCGAGTGGCCCGTTCCGCGTCGTTCCTTCGATTTGGACGTACGAGTGGATTCCGCATATCAAGCGAATATTCGGTTTCTGGGAACGAGTTGGTTCTCCCCCTCGACCCAACCAAACACTCGAACGAGTCCTGGATGCGGGTCGGACCCATTATATTCCACCTGGTGATAGAAACTAAACACACCCTACAAGAACAGCAAGGAACCCCTTTTTGCGCTTGTATACAGGCTAACATTAGTACAACTGACTAGCAAATTAGGAGAAGGATTGCCTCTAGGATAGAGAGGAAATTAGCGCCAAAGATTGGATCCAAGTTGAAAgtgatactccctccttcccaaaatatactTTGCACTGTCTCTTATGCACAACTTTGACCGTtaatacatactccctccattcttaaacATAGGATGTATAGTTTTTAACACGGAAATTAAAAAAGGCACATGAAAGAAAATTTTCACAAGTTTTGAacgagattacacctgactaattgacatgagtaaatagaggagcttgcctgaTATAagaaaatgtaatcaaatccctaaaacaAATATCCAACGAGCGTTGCAACGCAATACACTTtatattttggaatttttttttcaaaaatctatacaccttataagGAAAGGAGAGAGTATAAAAAGTGCACGGATTGAACATGTATAACTGATAACATCCTTGCAGAACAGCACTTCCGCTTTGTTTCATGTATATTTATACTAGTTTAGTGGAAATACAAAAATGAAAACCGTTGTGCGATTAAAACAAGAAAAGTCAAAGCACACCTTATATCTTGGGAAGGAGGTAGTACAAGATTTGCGTGCCTATAGCCCAAATATGGCAAGGAACTTGGCCAATATAAGACCAAATAAAATAGTAGAGGACGGAAACCAAAAGCATTTTTGGGATCCACAGTAAAAACAAGCTAAAAAACTTAGTATTTCTAGAGGAAATGTGGGATTTCATCCAAACATGTCTAGTTCTCGATACAAAAAACGCATGCATATTCATCATCCGCTTCCTAATGTGAAACAAGTTTATCCTTCCAACACAGGCTATTATCATGCTCATTCAACCTAGTTCATCCTTCTAACGAGCTGGTTGATGTAGTTCTCGCGGTTGCCAGCATCACCACCCTCGACGTAgtggttcctcttcttcttcaggcCACCGAGCGGAGCCTTGAGCTTGAATGGCCACAGGAAGTTGTTAGCCTCCTTGAAGTGTGGGCCGACGGTCAAGATCTCATGCACAAGGTCCTCAATGCAGATGATGTTGTGCTTCCCCAAACCCTGGTAAGAGGCAATGATTCAACTTAGCATGGATATGCACCATAGACGCGCACAGGTCTATGGTTGAAGAAACAAACCTCCTCGATGACTTTGTTGTTGGTCAGAGGGATCCTTTGCTTGTTGAGCTTTCCGTAACCTCTCTTGTAGATCAGCTCCCTGACACTCTTGAGGTTAGGGTACCTACACAGATCATGAATTATACTAGTCAGCAACAATGCAATATCATATCAAGTCTGTAGTTGATCTGACTTGGATCACTTGAAATCTTGGTTGTTGGCACTACATATGAGAAAAATGATTGCCTATAGTTTGTACCAACATTTAAGAAAACCAGCTAAACTAACATAATTGCTTGGGAGTGAATAAAGCAAGGATGGTGCAGGTTTCAGACTAAAGTTTTCAAAAGACTTGGCAAGTGGCTAAACAAGTTGGCCTGAAGCAGTAAAATGGCTTAGTAGACAGTAGATAACACGGTGGTAAATTCATCCAACCAAAAGACCAGGTACAATTTATTTTACATTAGGAGACAAGGAAGACAACAGGAATGCATTCAATTAAGACTCAAAAGGTAGACAGATAACATACCCGTAAGCAACATATGGCTCAACCCGACGCAGCATGTTAATGGTGGCCTTGTTGACCTTAAGGAACACACCATTAAAAATCTGTACAAATGAAGTTTAGCAGTGAGCATCAGTAATCATTTTCAGAAGTAGATGTATCAAGCAACATGTGCATTCAAAGGACCAAATAATTGATCAACCCACCTGCCTCAAACGCAAAAGCTGCAAGATCTTCTTGGTCTTTGGGTGCATAGCATTGATACTGTAGTGCAACGTTTCAGAAAATTAGCATCAAACCATGGGAACACAAACCCAAATCAATGCAGATAGCAATGATCAAATGGCAAGTGGTGCCTTACCCACGGATACGGACGACAAACAGCAGCTTTGCCTCAGGACTGACATAGAACCCACCCTTCATCCGGGCCTCACGCTTAAGTTGCACCAGCTCCTTGTCCTGCTCAATTAACAAAGTTCTCGTTACTGAGAGCACACTCAGTAATGATACCATCAGGGAGAAACACCAACATCTCAATGATCACTAAAGCTGGATTACAGCTATGTGGTAGTGGTACGTATGTTGGACTAGAGCATAACAAAAATCTGGAATTAAACAACTAGCAAGATTCTACATGGACATAGGTTGTCTAGCAGTGACGCACAGCACAAAAGCATCAAGAAAATGGACAGGTTTGAACATATCTTGCGTATGGTACTGCTAAACTCCGATCAGTCTTCCCCTATCGACTGAAGAAAGGTAAACCATATAGTTGATACAAAACGTAATCAGTGGTAGGACCGCAGGTAGCAAGTTTGCAGAGCAAGAATCTAATCAACATCCACAAACGAGCAAAGGGCATTGGATCGAGCGAGACATGAGCAGCGATCTGACCTGAGCCTCATACTCCCCGGCGTACTCCTTGGCGCGGGCGTAGATGACCTTGGTGTTCTCCGCGTCCTTCTTCTTCTCGTCGGCGACCTTCTGCTTCTTCGCGGCGGCCCAGACCTCTCCCCTCTTCCTCTTGAAGTTCACCGACTCCGGCACCGGCACCTTCGCCGCCTCGGAGGCCATCTGCGCGGACGCAATCAACCACAGATCCTTCAGGCTTAGATCGAAGCGGGGAGGGGACAGCGGCGGGTTCGGGGGACCGGTGCTTACCTCGACGAGCTGCGCTTCGTGGGAGAGGAGACGGCGAGGGTatggggagaggcggcggcggtgacgggGTTGAGTGCGCGGATTAAGTAGGGGGGATCTCGCTTGCTAGGGTTCGTGGGGCGGATCCGACGGTTGCGAGTGGCTGGATGGAGTGTGCAGGGCACCGGTAATGGCATACGGGCTTTCGTGGGCTTTGGGCCCCTGCTTCGTTTGCGGTTGTTACCAAATACTCCGTATTTTGTTCTTTTTCCACTTTGATAAATAGCGAGCGAATGGGTTTTCTGGTACTTGAGCGAATGTGGAGGAACCCAAAAGAAAACTAGACCTGTAGTCCCTCCGTagagaaatataaaagcgtttagatagTACTTACAGAGGGAGTAACTTTTGTTAGCCCATGAAGGCAGATTTCGACAACTTCTGGGGTCGGTGTAACCAATGTTTTCGCAATATAATATACTCCCTGTGATCCTGAATATAAGTCGTTTTGTTAGTTTAATTTGAACTATCAAAACAAATTAAGTTAGGAACATAAGGAGTACTTGGATTTGAACCATTTGAATGGAACCCCTCGAAAAATTAAATGCAATATGTACAAAGGAGAATCAAATTTTCTCAGAAAAGAAGAGTAAACCAATTGATGTTTTTTGCATGCACAAACTAAAGTTCATTTGAATGCACACGGGGATGTTCTACGATGAATTTTGTAGAATAGTAACCATTAAAGCGAGTTGCTTTGAAAGGTTTCCATAATTCACTAGAGTATTATAAAAGTTTATCAGAagtacaaagtatctcaacatAATTAAAATTACATTGAGATCTCCGGATCATTGAGCAACCATTACAGTCACCGGAATGAGCCGTCGACGCGTCGTTGTCGCCGCTACCCTACCGAAGCTGGCTTGACCTTGTTGATAGACAGCCGGAaaatcttcatgcacgtgcccctaagAACCAGCCCTGAATCCACATATCTAGTGGTTGAACCCTTTATCTCTATACTTATAAAAGAGCAAACATTGTTTTCTCTAAACGCACCACACTGAACATACGCATGATTAGGCACATTGAACTCAATCTAACATGTGGACTTAACCAAATTCGATCTATCTTTGCACTTAGCAATTTACACTGACGAACTGTACTCTACTGGTAAAGGAAATACGAAACTCCACCCATTGCCTAGTATTTACACCGCTACACGTATTGACTTAAAACAATAAGACTATTTTGTCGATCAATCTTGCACAACTTCAATTTTCTGAGGGAAAAAACAAATGCTCCACTAGTTAGTTATGTTTGCATGGTGGATCACTGCAATTAAACTTTTCGGCTTGTAAGGTATAGTTTTTACCCCAGTTCTTGTATCCCAGTCAGGATTACAACATGGTTAATAGTTCAACTTCATTTTCTTATAATGGCGTTAACCTTCCCAAGGAAACACATAAGTCATGTGGTGACTTATCATCGTGTAGCTACAAAGATTCCAAAACTATTTAATGATAGGTCACTGTAATAAAAGAGTTCTTTTTCGTGAAGTGATTTACTATAAGAGTTGGAATGAGATATGGAAAAATATGCACTTCGGTTTTAAAATGGAGCAAGTTTTTTCTTGCAATGACGACGCGGGCAACGCGGGCGATACCGGTGGCGACCGCCGCGAAGACGGCGGCTCCCGCCGGCCCTGGGCGTGGGCACGTCGGCGGTCGGTTTTGGGCGCTTGCAGAGTCCGACGATGAGGATGACGACGACGGGATCtgcgccggagtttcgccggagtCGTATTCGCCAACGCCATCCGACACGATCTGTGAAGCTTTCAATCCCGGCTATTCGGAGGAGGAAGTGGTCATGATTGTGGACGATGTCGTGCCATGCAACGATCCGGCGCGGGAGGGAATGAATCCCGAGGATAAGGTGGAGATAGTTCGACGTTTGGTTCACCGGAGGACGGCGGCCGCCGCACTCCGGCCATGGAAAGGGCCAGTACCCAAGGTATGCATCCAGCCTATCACGTTGTCGGATTTCTTCCTGCTGGATTCTTGGGCGCGTGTGActagaaagaagaaaaggaaaggccGGCCGGTGACGGCGCAGCCGGCGCCGGCGAC is a window encoding:
- the LOC123046525 gene encoding 60S ribosomal protein L7-2, giving the protein MASEAAKVPVPESVNFKRKRGEVWAAAKKQKVADEKKKDAENTKVIYARAKEYAGEYEAQDKELVQLKREARMKGGFYVSPEAKLLFVVRIRGINAMHPKTKKILQLLRLRQIFNGVFLKVNKATINMLRRVEPYVAYGYPNLKSVRELIYKRGYGKLNKQRIPLTNNKVIEEGLGKHNIICIEDLVHEILTVGPHFKEANNFLWPFKLKAPLGGLKKKRNHYVEGGDAGNRENYINQLVRRMN